The window GCTGTCACATGAGGTAGAGGCAATACTTGTCATAGGTCCATTGTGTATGTGCGCGCATCTACTCTTGCTGCTAATAAAAGCAAGAGAATTAATGGAGCGAGCGTGTGTGATAATGACTTAATGTGGAACAAGCAGGACAAGCAGTGATCAGCCCTCTGTCTCAAATGAAGATATCACACACCGTGATTTACTCACTCTAAGCTATAAACGGGCCTTTCTACCctcacttgtgtgtgtgggtgtgtgtgttcattAGACATGCTGGTAGGCTAAGTGGGATGGGAAAGCTCCCCACTAAATGCAAAGACACTGCTTGACTGTGAACGTCCTGAAATAAGACCCCTTAATTGCCACTTTGCAGCAATGTGTGACCACTGAATGTCACATTAAAGTTTGCAGGCACGTCAGTCTCAAAACAAACAAGTTCAGATTGAATGATGCAGCTGTGTTGAATTTTCATTTATAACagatgtgtccaaactttttccagggagggccacgcactgaaaaaggaaaggatgccactttgatatcaCTGGTCTACACCCACGATGCGACTGAAATGTAAGTAGCCAAGCTTGGCAAATTTTGTCACTGAGTATgaaaatgatgtttaaaaatgctCGTTAGTTGTTGTTTTAAAGATACACCACCCCTGTGGTCTCCCATATGCCCACAGTACAGAACCATGTTCACTTCACAAGTTCCTAGTTGAATCTTCATAATCTTTTGACTGTATGCACATAAAGTATATGGAGACATATCACGTTGTGTATTACTCCGTGTACGTTGCTATGTAATAAGGAACCTCGCAGCCCAAAATTGACCAACGGTGATCTGTTTTATTTCAGTAGCAGAgagttttttgaaaatttgtagACCGGCGTGTTTGGTAAACCAACATATGTAGATACTAGCTATGCATAGAAgtgatatgtattttttttttttaagaactaCATCTCAGCGCTGTGATGGTGAAAAAGCACGTTATTGGTATGGACTTCTGTCTTTGCTTCTtttgtcccatttttgctgttgatgttttaattttccaaatatttctttcttcactactttcttcttgtaaattttcttctcataatattatgactttattcccacaatattttgattttctttccataatattatagctttttccacaacctaattttccaaaaattgaaactttatttgttgttttgtcataatattacaaaaaaacaacttattttttctttaatattttaacgttATGCCAATAAAAAGTTTTCAacgttctcgtaaaattacagctctttgtcattagattacaacttatatctcttaacattttgattttattcttgtaaaattacttctgattttgtattttttacatttttttttttagttttgttgttaaattagatttttagaaCTGGCCGCGGGCCCTGGCCTGCGCATTGTTTTGGTAGACAAAATTAGTTGCGCATATAGAAATTGCAAAAGACACTTCCGAAAcactgcgactggctggcgaccagtctagggtgtaccccgcctctcgcctgaaaagtcagctgggataggccccggcatacccccacgaccctagtgaggacaagcgacatagacaatggatggatggatggacatccaAAACATGATCTCTTTCGGGTCACATGCAATCGTAGGACTTTTGTTTCTATGGGGGAAGTTTTACCAGCTGAGCTGTAAATTGCGTGAAGATGGCACCAAGGTTCACTGCAAGGacatttaacttattttttaatgatttccaCTCAACCATCCCCTATTTCACTCGCATTTGGTGACATCATATCAGGTGTTTTGGTGCGGCATTCACACTTCCTGAATTCCCTCAGGACGAGCGTCTCCTTGCAGGCAGACCAGACCCATCTTTCATGTACTTCTGGTCCACCTGTTTGGTCCGGCCCCGGGTCCGGTGACCTGCGGTGGCACTTGACCAAACGAAACACACTAGCAGAGCAAGCACCAGTGTTAAATTCATTGACAAATAATTTTTGTTAGGGATGCTCGATATTGTCTTTCTGACCACTATCTGATATTATCCAGCATTTTGTTACCGATATTTGTTACTGTCGTGTAAGGAACACATTGTGCTCCTCTTCATGTGATGCCACTGAATGCGTTTCGTAGGTTGTGCAAggaaaaatactgcaatatgcaatacaagttacaGAAAAAGTGGCAAAACACTGTGACTGAGAGTGAACCTTTCATCAATGACTAGGAAAACACCTACCCCCCCATACGTAACCAGTGTTTTATGTCATCCGCAAGACAGGATGGACTTGAGTTTTGGTTTTCCTTGTCAaatcctgttttgtgctcttattttggttgtctgtttcctgtttggcccTCTGTATAGCTGGTTTGCGGTCGCTGAAAAGCGGGTGCTGCGGCACCTTTTTCTCATCGTCATCAGTGCTACTGTTTAGGTGGCGCTGCATTACGCACAAAGAGCAAAACGTAACACTTTACAGTCATTACAAATTGCATATACAATCTGAAGGCGAAATTTGGACATAATTCCAGATCGctgacatactgagctagcaagcttgttgctgtgtggagcaaaTCATCACTTGCTCGCCGATATCAAAAAACTGATATTGATGTCTCATTTTTATGTTACTATTGGCCAAccaatattatcagacatccctaatttttgACGTAGTCGggccatttttataatttttttgagATTCAATTTTttccgttttaattttttacattttaccctcatttttaccagcatagagtgtgtgctttttgggttagtgactAAAATGTCCGTAAATCCTTACGTTTATCGATGCAATACATCAATGAACAATTTTGCagagtaattgagaaatggatgtagcttggctaacttttctaatgcgttgtcagcctctgcacacattgcgaCAAAATCTtccacaaactgtaatgcccgggcttgtgattaaggaagatgtagtcacagaatTCGAAGTGgatatgtaagatattttttataacACGCATATTTTGTTTACACGTTTAGACATGGGACAaacggcgctcttattttgaaggctggaagtgtgttctTGAGTTACGTGtatgttgagaatgtctgtatACGGCTAAGACGTGCTTCTCATCGTTTTTTTCACTCATCGGGCATTGTGAAACGCTCCTTACATGAAGCCCGAGTGGCACTCACACAACctcactagcatgctaaactaagctaaccctgctaACTTCCATTTACACTCCGTAAGAGGAGCTTCCGCCAACTTATTCCAGCGTTTATtgccatttcaacatgtttaggtCGGCAGGGGGCAgtttagtgtttgtaatgacattctgccacgattgagccatccgctggggaaatactcCCCCACGCACATGTTTCTTCTCCACACGATgacaacattcattcacattatgtcaactTTCACAAGATTCCGCGTTAAACAGTAAATcccgttttttattggccaattccgcggtTCCGTCCGCGATTCCGTTTTCGCGGAACTCATAGGCCCCTAACATAATTTTCGTCAATACTcgaaaaaacaatacattaacTAGTCAAAAGAAATGCACATTCACAAAAACTACGATGAAACGAACTGACAGTTTCGTCAACAAATAAAAACGAGATGAAAGGAATACAGTATATCCGATCAGTTGTTGTAGCTGCGTCTGGGAAAGGGGGGCAGGGGTGAGGCCGAACGGGAGGCGACCTTGTCTCGACTCCATTCagtttcaatggaacctgcgcaaTAGGGCGATTATCGCGTGTCACCATCCAGCCGAGCTGATCGAGATCGCTTTTCGCCTCCTGTGTGCATGGTTTCGTACGCGATGGCGATGAATTTCACCAATCTCGGCCGTTTGTCGCCGCCCCCCATTACGGAGGAGATCCAATCAGACTGTGTTTGTGAGGTTGGGCAGTTGGATTTTCCACCACAAAACCAAAACTATACagtagtatactgtatgtgatattgcaatatttgtatgtgtaagacaggggcgtcaaactcgttttcaccgtgggaCACATCccagttatggttatcctcagagggccactttttataattctattttagaattttgttaattaattattacattaattttttcattaataactaatttaaaagtagtcattttaaattggatttgacaacaaaaaatgtaaggttgtctgtcaatattgataacaaatacatgattttaaaaatatatatttttaaagctgtttttgttggtaatattaattttgtttttaccttaatatatttttaatgtattgtaaatgtaacggcaaatgtttattaaattattctaaaaatatgttttaaattttttaatatccatccatccatccattttctataccgcttcttcctcattagggtcgcgggggtatgctggagcctatcccagctgacttctggcgacaggcagggtacaccctggactggtcgccagccaatcgcagggcacatatagacaaacaatcattcacactcacattcatacctatggacaatttagagtcgtcaattaacctcacctgcatgtttttgggtgtgggaggaaaccggagtacccggagaaaaccaccaccattttttaatattattgtacaaatattttttgtatatttaaatttttactaattaaaatatttatattaagtaaaaaaaatataaaaattagcatacatatacaataatataaatattattttacaatagtagaaaagtaaaataatgaaaaataaagcttaaaaaagtaaagacaaaattaatattaataacaaaattacaatatatatacaaaaaaaatgtttgaataatattaaaatgtcgttttgacatgcattatttcaaagctttcacgggccacataaaatgatacggTGGGCCAaatttggcccccgggccttgagtttgacacctgtggtctAAGAGAAAGAGAAGAATATGGTAACATTTCATGTTTGACACTATGGAACAATATGAACAAGACACTGCGGTAAAGGTGGTTTCAAGGAAACTTTAAAGATGCCTTATCCTCTTACACTTTGTATTTTAGTCAAATCAGTTTACCGGTACTGTAATTTTAGTCGACTaaaattataatacattttagtCCAAAAAACTAAAATTGACAGCTGTCAAAATTAACACAGGCTAGAGTTGGGCTAGTAGAGCTTTGGGCTCAAAACTCTTCTAGATGAATGGACACAAATTTCTACACCCGCCAAAAAGCGGTTAAAGTGTACACCTACTCCTTGTGCTCTTGTGTGTTGAATTCCTGCAGGTGCCCTTGTCCCTATTGTATACCTGACATTGCCCGGTGCACAAAAGAGTGACCTCATTTCCACGCTGGAGGCGTGCAGCTTATTAGTTAAACAATCCAGATCAGTAGTCTGTATTGCACAGAACCCAGGTATCATATGCCCATCCAGATTCAAGTGTCCAACTAATTGTTCCGACATCAAAGTCAAAGAACAATAAGACCACAGAGGCGGCTTTTTTAACTACAGCACTGCAGTGACGGGAGATGAGAATTGGTAAGAAAAGGCTTCCTTGTGTAGAGCTGGCACTGATCCAGAAAGGTACGGAaggtttttttgggtttttttaaacagcaccTTGCTTTTCATTTACTCAAGTGGCAGCCATTCATttcacatccattttctatttagTGCGATTAAGATACATTCTAAAGGAGATTCGGGGATCAATTGGGAATCATTTAGGATTGTGTATTGCAAAGGTGTGCATGCTGCCTTTTCCCGCTGTCCTTTTATTCCGTGTttaccaacctttttgagccaaggcacatattttacattagaaaaatcctgttgtatgaatggcaacaggtggcTACACAGGTTCACACACATGCAagtaccttctgccatctatagtggaagagcatttaattgttctgcctgtcgCTATCCATCACTGGCATAGATGAACAAAGTGTGCCACGGCACGGTGGTTGGGAATCACGTGTCTAATTGACCAAGTAACAATGCTTGTCTGCTCCACAAACAACAGTGAGATCAGCCTGTCGGCATATGGGTGAGTAACGTATTTGCAGCAAGTGTCAAAAACGCCAAAACTGTAAGAAAGCCTCAACAACCTGCATGTCCTGCATGCATCAGACACTGTACGCATGCTTCTCGAAATATACTACGCATTCACCTAAGGAGCAACTGTTACAATTAtaattagttttatttatgtagtTTTGTGTCTTATTCATTTTATGATCATATTATTAGAATTGTAGATGTGAGTTATACTTTGAAGAAGACATTATTCAATATTATGTTGTATAGTGAATGTCTAACATGGGcatgggcaaactacggcccgtaGGCGACATACAGCTTTTTAAGCTTTTTAATCTGGAAGTTTCcaaattattaatttttaaatcTTTAACATCGAAGCTGTAGCCGGCAATAGGATTagcaatgttatttttaaattaccgTAAGTCTTGAACTATCAAAATTATTCTCTCGTTTCGAGAGACTGCCCTTTTCTAGTGATATAcgggtcattacggtaatcatagggaccatgtcacagcagctccaggaaTACTAGGCTTTGATAGAAAGTGAGTGTGGGGGTCTGTGTACAGAGCAGCTCAAGCCTGTGTGATGGAATGGGTCTGAGAAGCAAGCGTTCTTTGACAAACAAAAGTGATTTTTAATAtttgatgtgtgtttttaacagtttgtttttgtgttccaCTGTGttgtgctcctgaaaaaagggacccAGGCACACACAGCAGATTGTGTAACTCTTTTACAGCTAAGATTAGACAAACACATCCATGTGGATAATTATAGGtgttaaattataaataaatatagccTGACCAAAGGTGAAATGTTTTAACCCAATGTCAAAAAGTTGGGCCACCCCGGTCAAACAGAAAATGAACAGAGAATGTTGTGAATGAGCTGTAAAGTGGAGAACTATTTGACAATGTAAGCCAATCGCATGCATTTTAAAACCACCAAAAGCCTAACACCGTATCATTTATAGCATCTTATCCAATAAGGAGATAGGAAAACTGTGGTGTGCTACAAAGAAATTCACAGAAGGAACCTgctcatatttattattgtgaatTGTCTTTTTCTTATTTAGTTGTGTTCTTTAAAGGCAGCTACTGTATGATCTGCTTTGCACTCACTTTAAAGGAAAATATGTCTACTATTTAACCTCCAGGTGTATTGCAAACGGTACTgaacaaaaagttgtttttgtccCTGAAATCAAGTTGGAAGCTCTTTTATTCTCCCCCCCCAAATCTAAATAGATACTAATGTATTTATAAGACATTTGGTTAAATCTTTCTTCTTAACTTTGAACAAAGAACCtaacagaaaacaaaataagcGATGACAAATACATTCGAAAAAAGCTGTGAGTCATTCAACCCCACCATGATGTCACCACTCTTCTGTGGTTTAATGTGCATTGGCTCAGGATCTGATTCAGTTCCATTTTTGGAGAATACAATTCCAATATGTGTATTTGTTGCTGGCTTGGTTCTTTTTGTCCTTGACACATTTCCAAAGTCAATCATTTCTGCACCGGTGAGTTATTGAGATTACTCTTTAAAGCGTCCTGTCACAATTTCAATTGCTTTTAAAGCAAAATATAGCAAAGTGAAGTGAGTGTGAGGTTGCGTTCAGCTTTTTCTTCTCGTTTGCTTGATCTCCTCCATCAGGATGAGCCAATCCGGCCTAAAACACTTTGCAAATAAAAGTGTTGGAATGAGTCTGTTTTTGTTCTATTCCATATAGTCATAGGCGTCCTCTTTTACCTTCCATCCTCTCTCCCTCTTCTCCCTCTCTTGCTGTCTCCCCCAACCCCCTCCCAGGGCCGCAGACTGAGGAGATGCATAAATTCAAGAGACATTAGTATTCCAGTCAGGCTCTCTGTTTTCAAGGCAAGGCCTAGCACccttcctcctctcctcccctcctTCGCTCTCCCTCCCCAGCTCTATTTTTGAATCATTTAAAGTGTGCAGCATTGACTTATTTCTAAACCAACACTAATTTATTTTTAGgcatcatgatttttttttttttttgcaggaataTAGCTCTATTTTGCCTTTGCATGCCCAATTATACGGAGCTGTAGTCTTTGAAATGAGATTCATCTGctcctgattgtgtgtgtgtgcgtgtgtgtgtgtgcgcgcgcgcgcgtgttgTCAGGCCCAGTGGCCCAGGCGATACATCACGCATGTCTGATCAAGGAGGGCAGAGGGCCCTGACAATAACATTTCAGAGGAACTGCATGCAGAATGCATCTCATTTTTCTGTGATCAGCCTGCAGCCAAGATTCTATCacgccacttggatattttacaGTTGTTAGTGACACCAAAAACTTGGGAGGAAAAACACAGTTTGGACATGACAAGCAAaagctgctgttgttgtgtcaACACACtaaatttattttactttacctgtgagtcaataaaaaaatgcctatatttaaaaatgaatagtATAATGTGacactaaaataataatttatgtctgtgtgtgtgtgtgtgtgtgtgttttcatatatttataaaattaccagAATCTGTTGTGGACAGTGAACAGTTGTAGCAAGAAATGGTTTATTACAACATACATAGTTTATTTCAAAACATAATACAAGCTTTAtactgaaaataaataattacttgAGCTGTCATCGAAATTTGGAATAAAACCGCCCAAACAGTTCAATTTTactgaaaatatgttttttttttttttttttacattgctaGTGAAGTGCAGGGATAACTAAGAGCATTTCTTTAAATTAATGACTTCAAAAGGGTAATATATAAAAACTGTACAATATTCGAAAAAATACTTATGAAATAAACGAATAACAGGAGTATTCCTTATTATAAAAATTTGGATAGTGAACGTACAATAAAATTATAGGCAGGTGTATCGCGTCAAACCCCTTTTTGTCCTATTCACGGCTCTGTTTCAGAGTCTACACAGTTTAAATGGTCAAAGATGAGTGAAatcaaataaatgcatttataaataattgtttttgtGAGTGGCCCGGTCAGCTACAGGCCAAAACTTCAAGTGCTATTATGTTGGTAGCCACTACAACTGCACTGTGGACCTATTTGCatatgcaaaacaataaaaataataataataattacagatGCTGTACGAGTATGTTACAAAATAATGACACTGAAGGATTGTGAgccggagtggacattgaaatcAGTTTAGAAAATAATCACAATTTGTGTCACTGCAcaaaaaatagggaaaaaaatgaaattaaaataaaacaccagTCCAGACAGAAACTAAAGGCGCTGGTAGATTATAGgcacattttttgtatttatatccAAATAATTAGACGGGCTCCACGCAGTGAAATGATAGGATAATGCCCTGTTCGAAAGAGGCCAAGGCTGGGCGGGTATCTCCGGTGCTGGAGGTTGTTCTGGAGGAGTCTGTACCGGGGCAGGCAACGCGTGCCCCCTCGGTTCGGGAGTCCGACCGGGGGTGATCCCTCCCGGTGCTCCGGTCAGAGGTCGTGGCATGAGGACGTATCCCCAGCGCTTCCGCCGTGGGAATAAGGCCCCTCGtggggcggcggcggcggctccCCCGGCGGCGTCATGCGCTTCTCCTTCTGCCTCCGGTTGCAGAACCACACGCGGACCACCTCCTTCTCCAGCTGTAGTGTGTCCGCAAGGGACGTGATTTCCTGCGCGGACGGTTTGGGACACTTGAGAAAGTGTGTTTCCAGGACCCCCTTGACGCTCACCTCGATGGATGTcctcttctttctcttcctccccTGAGCTGCTATCTTGTCTATGCTGCTGGAGCTGCCCGTCGACGAGTCTGCCTCCTCCAGCCACTTGTTCAGCAGCGGCTTGAGTTTGCACATGTTTTTAAAGCTCAGCTGCAGAGCCTCGAACCTGCAGATGGTCGTTTGGGAGAAGACGTTACCGTAAAGGGTACCCAGAGCCAAGCCCACGTCTGCCTGCGTGAAGCCCAGCTTGATCCGCCGCTGCTTGAACTGTTTGGCAAAGTGCTCCAGTTCGTCCGAAGTCGGCGTCTCCTCGTCGGAGTGGTCGTGGCAGTGGTGCCCGCCCAGGTCGCTGTGCTCCGGGCTGAGAGTGTCCCTGAGGCCCGGGTGCATGCCTTGGCCCTGCGGGTTGGGCGGAGGCGTGAGCCCGCCGTGGTCCAGCATGCCGTTGACAGTGAACCCCGTCTGGGAGTAGATGTTGATTTGCTGTCCGCTGGTGATGGAGGAGTTGTGGGACACCGGAGTCCCCCACGCTCCCGGGTGGTTGCCATGGTTGTTGTGGTGAGGGGAGTGATGGGCGACGTGAGGCGAGCGGTGATGGATGATGCCGAGCTGCAGGTCTTCTCTTCCCGGTTTGACGTCCTGCTGTTCCATGGAGGTCGACCAGGGGCTGCTCTCCGACAGGTTGCTCGCCCACTGGTGCCCGAGGGGGTGCCCGTTGCTCTGGACGCTCTGCAGGTAGTCACTGTGCAGGAGTTTCTGGTGTCCTCTGTAGGGGCTAGCAGGCTGCATCGCCTGGCTGTCCGGGTGGATCATGGGGCTGGAGCTAAGCAAGGTGTAGGGGCTGGAGGCAGCTGTGGCCATGCTGGCTGCTGAACCCCACTGGCTCTACTAAAGTGCGGGATCAGCTCAGCCTCTGACATCTCCCTCTCTCTGGAGTCTCGGCACCAGCCTGGCGTAACGGACAGCTCCACCCACCACTCACAGGCCGAGCTAGGCGCAGCGGCGACACCCCTCCACCAATGACGACGCACACAAACACCCCAAACCTCCGCCCCTGGGTGCAGAAGCATGGAGAGGAAAGGGTTACCAGCCATCGAACCGGAAGTGAGTCGGAGTCCTGGTCCACTGAGTCTGTTTGTGGAACAACGTGCGCGTGGAGCGCAGTTCCTGTTTATTAATTTAAGTTTCCAACTGGTTTACGCACGACTTTAACGCTGCTCCTGTCACCCTTGAGGAGATTAAAGCACCGGTGGCATTTGTCAGACGTGCCAACACTTAATTTAGAAGGATGCAATCCAACCTGGCTGATAATCATTAACTTTCTGTGAACACTTTATTTTTACGATGGCAAGTCTTTAAAGATAAGATCTTGCACTTTTATACACGGACCATTCCACATCCATTAGACCAGGCAACATTTCACGCAACACATTCAAAAAATGTCTACATGTGTCATAAAAGGTACAATTCTACTCATTTATTCTACTCATAATAGTCTCGTCAGACCCCAATAACATATTTCTGCCCAAGTAACTTAGCTGCTTCCACGTGAAGAATGTGTGCCAGCATCCTTATTGCTTTGCAATTCCATTAAATATATTGCTGGGGCTCCCAGGttaagcttgatttaaatttgcatacattttcatacatttaggagaaatgaaaaaaagaaggcTGCAGCCAGCAGAAAGTCATTAAAGAGCGCCGAGCCGTGGAGGAGACACGGAGGAGGCCGGACTAGGTGAACGGATGGCGGGCAGGATGTGTGGACATGACCGCTGGAGATGGACGGGCCTCGGTGACCGGAGACATGAGGGACGGATGATGACTGCATGATTTCTGCTATACGAGGCCTGGTGGAAGGTACCTTGTATTGGCCCATTTGGACTGGAATAATAACATTAGTAATCATTTAATTGATTTTAAGTGGAATGTTTTGATGCATTGTGCTTGAGAGAAAGTGAGTGTTTCGTATTTGCTGAGCTAAGTTTGTTGTGTACATTAtgtaaaattaaaagcacaatttAGCACACGAATCGACTCAATGCTGTGTTTTTATAACGAGCGTGTGCGTTTTTACGCACAACAATTTAAACAAAAGAAAGGCGAAAAACCACCCGATTTTAAAAATCAATATACGTTCGAAAACGATTTGAAAGTGTGCATTTGGTTGCTTTAAAGCGAACATGAGAGGTGCTTAGAGAGGGGGGTTGTGTTGCTCTCGATAGTCTAAGTTTCTAAGTGTAACAGATGCTTCTCTAGAAACGCTCCTTGTGCTCATTCCTTTTATTCACATCAACATTTTTCTGCCGTCGAGCTCGTTTCCATAGTGAGGCGAATAAAAGGCAAATCCCCGCTCCGCGCCTCCAATAAAGAGCCCATTCAC of the Dunckerocampus dactyliophorus isolate RoL2022-P2 chromosome 11, RoL_Ddac_1.1, whole genome shotgun sequence genome contains:
- the LOC129190258 gene encoding POU domain, class 3, transcription factor 4-like is translated as MATAASSPYTLLSSSPMIHPDSQAMQPASPYRGHQKLLHSDYLQSVQSNGHPLGHQWASNLSESSPWSTSMEQQDVKPGREDLQLGIIHHRSPHVAHHSPHHNNHGNHPGAWGTPVSHNSSITSGQQINIYSQTGFTVNGMLDHGGLTPPPNPQGQGMHPGLRDTLSPEHSDLGGHHCHDHSDEETPTSDELEHFAKQFKQRRIKLGFTQADVGLALGTLYGNVFSQTTICRFEALQLSFKNMCKLKPLLNKWLEEADSSTGSSSSIDKIAAQGRKRKKRTSIEVSVKGVLETHFLKCPKPSAQEITSLADTLQLEKEVVRVWFCNRRQKEKRMTPPGEPPPPPHEGPYSHGGSAGDTSSCHDL